Proteins encoded by one window of Monoglobus pectinilyticus:
- a CDS encoding putative phage tail protein, whose translation MKKKLIDYLPPVLKEVEELNNILDVQQSEIYNLKDSVDRMFKDQFIADATEQGLSKWEKIFGIQPKATESESDRKFRIYTRLSEQLVLTLPRLKQQLGYLCNNDYSVSLKEYTLKVRLALNVKSNYDDVAALLKRVVPANIIIDLDLLYNRYMDLNYTHDYLSQYTYKQVRDEKLGA comes from the coding sequence TTGAAGAAAAAACTGATTGATTATCTGCCCCCGGTCTTAAAAGAAGTTGAAGAATTAAATAATATTTTAGACGTCCAGCAGTCTGAAATTTACAACTTAAAAGATTCTGTTGACAGAATGTTTAAAGACCAGTTTATCGCAGACGCAACTGAACAGGGACTTTCAAAATGGGAAAAAATTTTTGGCATTCAGCCCAAAGCAACTGAATCAGAGAGTGACAGAAAATTCAGAATTTACACTAGGTTAAGCGAGCAATTGGTTCTTACTCTTCCGCGCTTAAAACAGCAGCTTGGATATTTGTGCAATAATGATTATTCTGTTTCATTAAAAGAATACACTCTCAAAGTTAGACTTGCCCTCAATGTAAAATCCAATTATGACGATGTTGCCGCACTGCTGAAAAGAGTAGTCCCTGCCAATATCATAATTGATTTGGATTTGTTATATAACCGATATATGGATTTAAATTATACACATGACTATCTGTCGCAGTATACATATAAACAAGTAAGAGACGAAAAGTTAGGAGCGTGA
- a CDS encoding XkdQ/YqbQ family protein, whose translation MVDIDYTMLLRNSNEVWDISNSVTQVRYKCFHIGRCGVLTFNIIQKNVSSNPAFNIENGNKITFEYKGKKIFCGYVFKIEYDFDGTYNVTCYDQLKYLMYNYSYVFVNKTASEIITSIANEFQLTIGDIEDTKFAIPRYAPKDKKLFDIIYDALRITGDNSGSSFCLYDDYGKLTLKEVNKMKTDLTISPAVNLTNFKFTKDITNAYTKFIVASNYNDDASTTDELYTANQWQDDELIKKWGILQYFEVAKEGLTQEQIKQKIETLSKIHAQEKQSIIIDAAGEFVRAGEIISVEIKKYDIKQYFLIEEASHTWNGGMDYNMTLTLKGGVID comes from the coding sequence ATGGTTGATATAGATTACACAATGCTCTTGAGAAACTCAAATGAGGTATGGGACATCTCTAACTCTGTAACCCAGGTCAGATACAAATGTTTTCATATTGGAAGATGCGGCGTTTTGACATTCAATATCATACAGAAGAATGTATCTTCAAATCCGGCCTTTAATATTGAAAACGGAAACAAAATTACATTTGAATATAAAGGTAAAAAAATATTTTGTGGATATGTTTTTAAAATAGAATATGATTTTGACGGCACTTATAATGTTACGTGCTATGACCAATTAAAATATCTGATGTACAATTATTCATATGTATTTGTCAATAAAACGGCTTCGGAAATTATAACATCTATTGCAAATGAATTTCAGCTGACTATCGGTGATATAGAAGATACAAAGTTTGCAATTCCGAGATATGCGCCTAAAGATAAAAAACTTTTTGATATTATATACGACGCACTGCGAATCACCGGCGATAATTCAGGAAGTTCATTCTGTTTATATGATGATTACGGCAAACTGACGCTGAAAGAAGTAAATAAAATGAAAACTGATTTAACTATCAGCCCTGCTGTCAACCTAACAAACTTTAAATTTACAAAAGATATCACAAACGCATATACAAAGTTTATAGTTGCATCAAACTATAATGATGATGCGTCAACCACAGATGAGCTTTACACAGCAAATCAATGGCAGGACGACGAACTTATCAAAAAATGGGGTATATTGCAGTATTTTGAGGTAGCAAAAGAAGGTCTGACACAGGAGCAAATAAAACAAAAAATTGAAACACTGTCCAAAATACATGCACAAGAAAAACAGTCAATCATAATTGACGCAGCAGGAGAATTTGTTCGTGCCGGTGAAATCATATCTGTTGAGATTAAAAAATATGATATTAAACAATATTTTTTAATTGAAGAAGCCAGTCATACTTGGAACGGCGGAATGGATTATAACATGACGTTAACATTAAAAGGCGGTGTTATTGATTAA
- a CDS encoding baseplate J/gp47 family protein yields the protein MYYEQILSNMLNKLPDNYDKRQGSILYDILAPCALELAAYYQTLEAYLDLSFVETSTGSYLEKRTAELGIKREPAEPMIITAEIKDMDGNLMSGLIGKRFSANGLVFKASEIDDENPNITRLECEQPGNVGFLLTDELIPLDYIAGFGSIEVKNITLGKNAETDDELRKKYISIVNHPAYGGNAADYKQKTKELEGVGGVKVIPTWNGGGTVKLVIINSSYKKPDAALISSVQEAIDPLDNQGTGVGIAPIGHVVKVEGIQEVSLKIGTILALQPDWKLDDIKESVTEVVDNYFTELAALWEDTENLVVRKSQIETRLLDLEGVADVFNTTIQDKEENYTLGKFDIPVREGEITIEEKTD from the coding sequence ATGTATTATGAACAAATATTATCAAATATGTTGAATAAGCTGCCGGACAATTACGATAAACGACAGGGCAGTATATTATATGATATTTTAGCGCCTTGCGCTCTGGAGCTTGCAGCATATTATCAAACTTTAGAAGCATATTTAGATTTGAGTTTTGTTGAAACGTCAACAGGCAGCTATTTAGAGAAGAGAACTGCTGAACTTGGGATAAAAAGAGAGCCTGCTGAACCTATGATAATAACGGCCGAAATCAAAGATATGGACGGAAACTTAATGTCAGGTCTTATAGGCAAAAGATTTTCTGCAAACGGTCTTGTATTTAAAGCGTCGGAAATTGATGATGAAAATCCAAATATAACACGATTGGAATGTGAACAGCCGGGAAACGTCGGATTTCTATTGACCGATGAACTAATACCTCTTGACTATATTGCAGGATTTGGGTCTATTGAAGTCAAAAATATCACATTAGGGAAAAATGCAGAAACAGATGATGAACTGAGGAAAAAATATATATCTATTGTCAACCATCCGGCATATGGGGGAAACGCTGCGGATTATAAACAAAAGACCAAAGAACTTGAAGGAGTCGGCGGAGTTAAGGTAATTCCCACATGGAACGGCGGTGGAACAGTTAAGCTGGTAATCATAAATTCTTCATACAAAAAGCCTGACGCCGCCTTAATTAGTTCTGTACAAGAAGCCATTGACCCATTAGACAATCAAGGCACAGGCGTGGGAATTGCCCCTATCGGACATGTTGTAAAAGTTGAGGGTATTCAGGAGGTAAGTCTCAAAATCGGAACAATACTTGCACTCCAGCCGGACTGGAAACTTGACGATATAAAAGAATCCGTTACAGAAGTAGTTGATAATTATTTTACAGAACTTGCTGCACTTTGGGAGGATACAGAAAATCTCGTTGTGCGCAAAAGTCAAATAGAAACCAGACTGCTGGATTTGGAAGGTGTTGCAGACGTTTTCAACACAACAATTCAAGATAAGGAAGAAAACTATACTTTAGGAAAATTTGATATTCCTGTAAGAGAGGGTGAAATAACAATTGAAGAAAAAACTGATTGA
- a CDS encoding LysM peptidoglycan-binding domain-containing protein, with protein MYKIFLSYNNNNEVLELPILPEKLNINRFGQNVGINVLNIGEVTQQKLPKAFTISIESEFPSEEYASSRERTGNFTGYTNPYDYVNTILKWQELLRPIRFVWVGGSVEINSPVSIEDFSYSEQGGDVGTIRYILNLKSYTFYGQEKLSINGDSNLFLSNSREDMRQVPKLYTTQFGDTLVSISRKVFGNDTQINNLIKLNGLTSADIADGIPAGTQLRTY; from the coding sequence ATGTATAAAATATTTCTATCGTATAATAACAACAATGAGGTTTTAGAACTTCCTATTCTGCCTGAAAAACTAAACATCAACCGCTTTGGACAAAACGTTGGAATAAATGTATTAAATATCGGCGAAGTAACCCAACAAAAGCTGCCGAAAGCTTTTACAATAAGCATTGAAAGCGAGTTTCCTTCTGAAGAATATGCGTCTTCAAGAGAAAGAACAGGTAACTTTACAGGCTATACCAATCCATATGATTATGTAAATACAATACTGAAATGGCAGGAACTTCTTAGGCCTATAAGATTTGTATGGGTAGGAGGCAGTGTAGAGATAAACTCACCGGTTTCTATAGAGGATTTTTCTTATTCAGAACAGGGCGGGGATGTTGGAACAATTAGATACATACTAAACTTAAAAAGCTATACATTCTATGGACAGGAAAAACTGAGTATCAACGGAGACAGTAATTTGTTCTTGTCAAATTCAAGAGAGGATATGCGTCAGGTACCCAAGTTATATACAACTCAATTCGGCGACACCCTTGTTTCAATTTCCCGAAAAGTATTCGGCAATGATACTCAAATCAATAATCTAATAAAGCTAAATGGATTGACAAGTGCAGACATAGCAGACGGAATTCCAGCAGGCACGCAGTTACGCACTTACTAA
- a CDS encoding DUF2634 domain-containing protein, which translates to MAGLLPNNAKNTDFRTTDISYPSLTLGIDFERKKIIGLIDGLDAIRQAVFLILSTPRYEYAIYNFQYGCETESLLGLSAELAQSEIKRSVKEAVLTDDRIKSVQNFVFKQENSNLSDWSLFFDVVTKDELVVGIKYNI; encoded by the coding sequence ATGGCAGGATTATTGCCGAATAATGCAAAAAATACAGACTTTAGAACCACAGATATCAGCTATCCCTCACTGACCCTCGGGATTGACTTTGAAAGGAAAAAGATTATAGGATTAATAGACGGTCTGGACGCTATCCGCCAGGCTGTCTTTTTAATTCTAAGCACTCCGCGTTATGAGTATGCGATATACAATTTCCAGTATGGCTGTGAAACAGAAAGCTTACTCGGACTATCCGCGGAACTTGCACAATCAGAGATAAAACGTTCCGTTAAAGAAGCCGTTTTGACGGATGACAGGATAAAATCTGTACAGAATTTTGTTTTCAAACAAGAAAACAGCAACCTGTCTGATTGGTCATTATTTTTTGATGTAGTGACTAAGGATGAACTTGTAGTTGGAATCAAATACAATATTTAA